In the genome of Calothrix sp. PCC 6303, the window TAGTGCTGAAGAGGATCGTATCACTCAGGTTGGTACCTTGAAGGATTGCATGACTCAAATCTACACCACTGATGTCAGCACGACAAAAATCAGCACTACTGAGATTGGCATGACTGAGGTTAGCACCGCTAAAATTAGCACCAAAACAAATTCCATGCTGAAGGTTTACATACGTAAGGTTAGCGTCACAAAGATTAGCACTGGTGAGGTTACAATTACTGAGATTAGCCTCTTGAAGATTACTGCTGTTGAGGTCAGCATGGGTTAAGTCAGCATGGGTTAAGTCTGCTTTACAAAGATTGACACCGCTGAGGTTACTGCTACTAAGATCTGTGTGGTGTAAGTTAGCGCTACGGAGATTTGCTCCACTGAGATTGGCATCACCCAAGTAAGCTGTACTGAGATTTGCACGAGTGAAGTTAGCACCAGTTAGATTAGTATCACCTAAGTATGCAGCACTGAGATTTGCATAGCTCAAATTGACACCTGTAAGGTTAGCATCACCAAGATAAGCATTGCTGAAGTTTCCCCCGCAAAGAAATTCTCCCACAATGTTACTAAAGTTACCGATTTCTGTAGCGTCACTATAGTTGATTGCACGTAACAGTTGAGAAGTGAAAAAATTATCTTGATTCGGCTTGCCAGAAGGGTAAAAATTGATCAGCGATCGCTCGGCACCCAGAACCCGCATTTCTGGTTTTTGCTGGACATAGCGATGGAGAGTCAGCAGTAGAATCATCACGTTTAATCCTGTATAAATATCTACTTGCCTAATGCCAACAGGGTTACTAGATGTCGTCAACCTGCGTATCTGTAACATTTTTTGCTGAGGAAAATTTTGCTCTGGTGCCGCATCAATAAATTCTCCCCGATTCCAGCAACTATAAAAACTTTCTAGGCATTGAAATAATGCCAGTATCATTATCTGGTCGTTACTGGCAACTAATCCAGCCACTACCCTCTCCACGACATCTTGCTTTAAGGCAGCATCACCCAATAAATCATATATCTCCCCATACACCTGAGTAGTTTCTCCAGGTGAATCAACACTAAATTTTGCCCAGTTTGCCAACTGTGTTTGTAATGTTTCATCAAACACAAAATTTTGTGAATTTATGTTAGATATTATCAAG includes:
- a CDS encoding pentapeptide repeat-containing protein — protein: MSHLSQVWKRLRTYVSGSRKQENLTQTSLDPKVVLTLRNNVENQGKNLIISNINSQNFVFDETLQTQLANWAKFSVDSPGETTQVYGEIYDLLGDAALKQDVVERVVAGLVASNDQIMILALFQCLESFYSCWNRGEFIDAAPEQNFPQQKMLQIRRLTTSSNPVGIRQVDIYTGLNVMILLLTLHRYVQQKPEMRVLGAERSLINFYPSGKPNQDNFFTSQLLRAINYSDATEIGNFSNIVGEFLCGGNFSNAYLGDANLTGVNLSYANLSAAYLGDTNLTGANFTRANLSTAYLGDANLSGANLRSANLHHTDLSSSNLSGVNLCKADLTHADLTHADLNSSNLQEANLSNCNLTSANLCDANLTYVNLQHGICFGANFSGANLSHANLSSADFCRADISGVDLSHAILQGTNLSDTILFSTNLTHANLHAADLSYAKLHGAKLYGANLRDAMLLGAELSGVDLSHVILDQADLSGVSLSEADLEGASLREAILFGTDLSFARLNKANLTGSNLTGAIFNGTDLSYSDLSDAIIAAVDFSNANLEGVIWNDAQQWEDVRGLETAVNVPVALKEKLGLA